A genome region from Frankineae bacterium MT45 includes the following:
- a CDS encoding glucan 1,4-alpha-glucosidase yields the protein MSRSRRLLAGAVPLTLTAALLVVSGPAVAATAADVAAPGGPGTASHQSLARKDCVGTARNTTSKIWFTVANGVLSDVYAPTVDTTQVETMQYLVTDGKTFTDLQTRDMTYTAVADPTGMICTVTATAKSHAYRLITNYFTDPSRTSVVLHTTYVPLTTSARSNHIYVRLDANAGGAGGGGSSNTGGDSALIDHSTATAVPVSFDAQSQTGHPYATPSYLALRANLPFSSVSSGFVGTSSDGLSELDTTHTLTPVYASATNGNVEQTAGLQSDSTGSFTLALGFGTNQSAAVNAATATAHASVNALAAGYELGWLGYDAGLRVPSSAVPGLSTSQLITAFKDYYQSANVVKASEDKTYPGAIVAGLDAPWGQSIAGFSTGYREVFGRDLYEAWTALYTDGDLTTAQATVRYLLLKSQLPDGSQPRNSLLDGTKAPDAFNIQLDEAAYPLLMALQSGLASDNALWPHVRATANFLISHGPSFGVERWEEQTGYSPSTIAAEIAGLVAAASIAKVHGDPADARIWLATADQYQRSIKAWGVTTTGPLSTQPYFIRLSKTGDPNAAISYNLGNGGATVDQRSVVDLGFLEYVRLGELSPTDPTLPNSLAVADANLKKTTSSGPGWLRYNGDGYGDCYVPNDTSCTVSGAPWTNNNSGTGHPWPVLGAERAQQYLAQGNRTAAAAILATINGMNSGPGLVPEQVWDEPNLAAAPFGSDPTTASIGFVNGQADGSASPLSWGSASQVRLTADLVAGRNLEQPTQTKVRYVTHNQLTTPLDVTSPLDSTAVGKTITVTGTASSGATIDVADVATDANNATTTSKTIAKADGSFTLSLTAAAGTNVLVISSTATNGGTAQVVRSVINDAVNGTLLFDQSDPTGDDNGPGNYAYPTAGDFHAGAFDLTDFQVYDTGSTVTFRVQTRDLTPTFGSTNGAQLDDVYVHVPGAAATSTSPSYPGMNYQIAPTAAWSRLIEAQGFGNQRFVDNNGTTLGSVTTSANSISRYVTFSVDKAALGGTPTSGWGFTVVLTGQDGTHGADQTRSFGATPGAYNFGVCATAESTPLCSADPNTVPKAMDVLTPPGTAQSQELDYNAHTPVVLQDVTIP from the coding sequence GTGTCCCGATCGCGCCGCCTGCTAGCTGGAGCCGTTCCCCTCACCCTCACCGCCGCGCTCCTGGTCGTCAGCGGCCCGGCCGTCGCCGCCACCGCCGCCGACGTGGCGGCACCCGGAGGACCCGGCACGGCCAGCCACCAGAGCCTGGCCCGCAAGGACTGCGTTGGAACGGCTCGCAACACCACCTCCAAGATCTGGTTCACGGTGGCCAACGGCGTCCTCTCCGACGTCTACGCGCCCACCGTCGACACGACGCAGGTCGAGACGATGCAATACCTCGTCACCGACGGCAAGACCTTCACCGACCTGCAGACCCGCGACATGACCTACACCGCGGTCGCCGACCCAACCGGCATGATCTGCACGGTCACCGCAACGGCCAAGTCCCACGCTTACCGGTTGATCACCAACTACTTCACCGATCCGTCGCGCACGAGCGTCGTCCTGCACACCACCTACGTCCCGCTCACCACGAGCGCACGAAGCAACCACATCTACGTGCGTCTGGACGCGAACGCCGGCGGCGCGGGCGGTGGCGGCTCGAGCAACACCGGCGGTGACTCGGCCCTGATCGACCACTCCACCGCGACCGCGGTTCCGGTCTCGTTCGACGCCCAGAGCCAGACCGGCCATCCCTACGCGACCCCGAGCTACCTGGCACTGCGAGCCAATCTGCCCTTCTCCTCGGTGAGCAGCGGATTCGTCGGAACGAGCAGTGACGGGCTCTCCGAACTCGACACCACACACACCCTGACGCCGGTCTACGCGAGCGCCACCAACGGCAACGTCGAGCAGACGGCCGGACTCCAGAGCGACTCCACTGGCTCCTTCACACTGGCTCTCGGCTTCGGCACCAACCAGAGCGCCGCGGTGAACGCAGCGACGGCCACCGCACACGCCTCGGTAAACGCGCTGGCCGCCGGCTACGAGCTGGGGTGGCTCGGGTATGACGCCGGACTCCGCGTGCCGTCGTCGGCCGTCCCCGGGCTCAGCACGAGCCAGCTCATCACCGCCTTCAAGGACTACTACCAGTCGGCCAACGTGGTGAAGGCCTCGGAGGACAAGACGTACCCGGGAGCGATCGTCGCCGGCCTGGACGCGCCCTGGGGACAGTCGATCGCCGGATTCTCAACCGGATACCGCGAGGTCTTCGGCCGCGATCTCTACGAGGCGTGGACCGCGCTCTACACCGACGGCGACCTCACCACCGCGCAGGCAACCGTGCGCTACTTGCTGCTCAAGAGCCAACTCCCCGACGGATCGCAGCCGCGCAACTCACTCCTCGACGGAACCAAGGCGCCGGATGCCTTCAACATCCAACTCGACGAGGCGGCCTACCCGCTGTTGATGGCGCTGCAGTCTGGACTCGCCTCCGACAACGCGCTCTGGCCGCACGTCCGGGCCACTGCCAACTTCCTCATCAGCCACGGCCCGAGCTTCGGCGTCGAACGCTGGGAGGAGCAGACCGGCTACTCCCCCTCGACCATCGCCGCCGAGATCGCCGGTCTGGTCGCCGCGGCCAGCATCGCAAAAGTCCACGGGGACCCCGCCGATGCCCGTATCTGGCTGGCCACCGCCGACCAGTATCAGCGCAGCATCAAGGCCTGGGGGGTCACCACTACCGGTCCGCTCTCCACGCAGCCCTACTTCATCCGCCTCTCCAAGACCGGCGACCCGAACGCCGCGATCAGCTACAACCTCGGCAACGGCGGGGCCACCGTCGACCAGCGGAGCGTGGTGGATCTGGGCTTCCTCGAGTACGTCCGGCTCGGCGAACTGTCACCGACCGACCCGACCCTGCCCAATTCGCTGGCCGTCGCCGACGCCAACCTGAAGAAGACGACGAGCAGCGGGCCCGGCTGGCTGCGCTACAACGGTGATGGCTACGGCGACTGCTACGTCCCCAATGACACCAGCTGCACGGTAAGCGGCGCCCCGTGGACCAACAACAACTCCGGCACCGGGCACCCGTGGCCGGTGCTGGGAGCCGAGCGGGCCCAGCAGTACCTGGCCCAGGGGAATCGAACCGCCGCCGCCGCGATCCTGGCCACCATCAACGGGATGAACTCCGGGCCGGGCCTCGTTCCGGAGCAGGTCTGGGACGAGCCGAACCTGGCCGCCGCTCCATTCGGCAGCGATCCGACGACGGCCTCGATCGGTTTCGTCAACGGCCAGGCCGACGGGTCCGCGTCTCCGCTGAGCTGGGGTTCGGCCTCGCAGGTCCGCCTCACCGCCGACCTGGTGGCCGGTCGGAACCTGGAGCAGCCGACCCAGACCAAGGTCCGCTACGTCACCCATAACCAGTTGACAACGCCCCTGGACGTCACCAGCCCGCTCGACTCGACCGCCGTCGGCAAGACGATCACGGTGACCGGAACAGCGAGCTCCGGCGCCACAATCGACGTGGCTGACGTGGCGACCGACGCCAACAACGCGACGACCACCAGCAAGACAATCGCGAAGGCCGACGGCTCCTTCACGCTGAGTCTCACCGCCGCAGCCGGCACCAACGTGCTGGTCATCAGCAGTACGGCGACCAACGGCGGCACCGCCCAGGTCGTGCGTTCGGTCATCAACGACGCGGTGAACGGGACCCTTCTCTTCGACCAGAGCGACCCGACCGGTGACGACAATGGCCCAGGAAACTATGCCTATCCGACCGCCGGAGACTTCCACGCCGGAGCATTCGACCTCACCGACTTCCAGGTCTACGACACCGGCTCCACGGTCACCTTCCGGGTGCAGACTCGCGACCTGACCCCGACCTTCGGTTCGACGAACGGCGCGCAACTCGATGACGTCTACGTCCACGTGCCGGGGGCCGCCGCCACCTCCACCAGCCCGTCCTATCCCGGGATGAACTACCAGATCGCGCCGACCGCGGCGTGGAGCCGCCTCATCGAAGCCCAGGGTTTCGGCAACCAGCGCTTCGTCGACAACAACGGCACCACTCTCGGCAGCGTCACCACCAGCGCCAACTCGATCTCGCGCTACGTGACGTTCAGCGTCGACAAGGCAGCGCTCGGCGGGACGCCGACCAGCGGCTGGGGATTCACCGTCGTGCTGACCGGACAGGACGGCACCCACGGGGCGGATCAGACCCGCAGCTTCGGCGCGACGCCGGGCGCCTACAACTTCGGCGTCTGCGCCACCGCAGAGTCGACACCGCTCTGCAGCGCGGACCCGAACACGGTGCCGAAGGCGATGGATGTACTGACCCCGCCCGGCACCGCCCAGTCGCAGGAGCTGGACTACAACGCTCACACACCGGTGGTTCTGCAGGACGTCACGATTCCCTAG
- a CDS encoding MFS transporter, sugar porter (SP) family, with amino-acid sequence MTQSDEMSRDQLMRRHQRVVTRAAALTAVGGVLFGYDTGVVGGVLPNIANHFNLTNPFEKGLVVAILLAGAAVGALIAGRVADQLGRRRAILITSVVFVIGLLLSSLAPALWVFWLSRFIIGLGVGSTSFVVPLYIGEIAPAERRGALVSLNQLSITVGILVSQLVAYFLAGHGDWRVSVGLALLPAIILGLGVLQEPESPAWLVRQDREEDARTVLKTMRDSDEAIEEEIQKIREVAREERKGSVRELLDHRLRPALILGVSLAIIQQITGINTVIYFAPTVLQEAGLGSSASLLALVVVGAVNVIMTLVAIRYLDRLGRRPLLIWGMVGMTAGLVALALAFAIGIHGAGAVFATAALAFYVGAFAVSLGPIVWLLIAEIFPLRVRGQAASIATMANWAANLVVAVSYLSIISAIGETGTFISYAVVTALSLIYVVKKVPETNGLSLSQIEAELNPSGGGASESRTITPVG; translated from the coding sequence GTGACGCAGTCGGACGAAATGAGCAGGGACCAGCTGATGCGCCGGCATCAGCGGGTTGTCACTCGGGCCGCCGCCCTGACTGCAGTCGGCGGCGTCCTCTTCGGCTACGACACCGGGGTAGTCGGAGGTGTCCTACCGAATATCGCCAATCACTTCAATCTCACGAATCCCTTTGAAAAGGGGCTCGTTGTCGCCATTCTGCTGGCCGGTGCCGCCGTCGGTGCGCTCATCGCCGGCCGGGTGGCTGATCAATTGGGGCGTCGCCGGGCCATCCTCATCACGAGCGTTGTCTTTGTCATCGGACTGCTCCTCTCCTCCCTCGCCCCCGCGCTGTGGGTCTTCTGGCTCAGCCGCTTCATCATCGGTCTCGGTGTCGGCTCCACCTCCTTCGTCGTCCCGTTGTATATCGGCGAGATCGCCCCGGCTGAGCGTCGCGGAGCCCTCGTATCCCTCAACCAGCTTTCGATCACCGTGGGGATCCTGGTCAGCCAGTTGGTCGCGTACTTCCTGGCCGGACATGGAGATTGGCGGGTCAGTGTGGGCCTCGCCCTGCTGCCGGCGATCATCCTCGGCCTCGGCGTGCTGCAGGAGCCGGAGAGTCCGGCCTGGCTGGTGCGGCAGGACCGGGAAGAGGACGCCCGCACCGTGCTCAAAACCATGCGTGACAGCGACGAGGCAATCGAGGAAGAGATCCAGAAGATCCGCGAGGTCGCCCGCGAGGAACGGAAGGGGTCGGTGCGGGAGCTACTGGACCACCGTCTACGCCCAGCGCTGATCCTCGGCGTCAGTCTCGCAATCATCCAGCAGATTACCGGCATCAACACCGTCATCTACTTCGCTCCGACCGTCCTCCAGGAGGCCGGCCTCGGCAGCTCCGCCTCACTGCTGGCCCTCGTCGTTGTCGGTGCGGTGAACGTGATCATGACGCTCGTCGCGATCCGCTACTTGGACCGACTCGGCCGGCGTCCACTGCTTATCTGGGGCATGGTCGGCATGACGGCCGGGTTGGTGGCGCTGGCCCTCGCGTTCGCCATCGGCATCCATGGCGCGGGCGCAGTCTTCGCGACCGCCGCGCTGGCCTTCTATGTCGGCGCGTTCGCAGTCAGCCTCGGCCCGATCGTGTGGCTGCTCATTGCTGAGATCTTCCCGCTCCGAGTCCGCGGCCAGGCCGCGTCGATTGCCACCATGGCCAACTGGGCGGCCAATCTCGTGGTCGCCGTCTCCTACCTCTCGATCATCTCGGCGATCGGCGAGACCGGCACGTTTATCAGCTATGCCGTGGTCACCGCGCTCTCGCTGATTTACGTCGTGAAGAAGGTGCCTGAGACGAATGGCCTCAGCCTCAGCCAGATCGAGGCGGAACTGAACCCGTCCGGCGGCGGCGCTTCCGAATCACGCACCATCACCCCGGTCGGATGA
- a CDS encoding Thiamine kinase, with protein sequence MTGDLPAEVDAIFDRLPLIAGRPRDVTPLAGGLTNHNYKVVVPDGAYVVRVSPRETDLLAIDRRAEHFNSVAAAEAGVGAPVLDYLPGEGVMVVGFIDGVTFTDEHLQRDGVIQRVASACRQLHAGPRFTNDFNMFVIQPGYLRIVQERGFRLPAGYLDFADQVGQIRSALAAHPEPTVPCNNDLLAGNFVDDGEKLWLIDYEYSGNNDPCFELGNIWSECHLSEEQLDELVTAYYGREVRSRMARARLQGLMSRYGWTLWASIQTATSSLDFDFWSWGMLKFEAAREQFTSPSFENLLVDVRRTD encoded by the coding sequence ATGACCGGTGATCTGCCGGCCGAAGTCGACGCGATCTTCGATCGGCTACCGCTCATCGCCGGCCGCCCCCGTGACGTAACGCCATTGGCCGGCGGTCTCACCAACCACAACTACAAGGTGGTCGTGCCGGACGGCGCCTACGTCGTGCGGGTATCACCGCGCGAAACCGACCTGCTGGCCATCGACCGGCGGGCCGAGCACTTCAACAGCGTCGCCGCGGCCGAGGCCGGGGTGGGCGCGCCGGTGCTGGACTACCTGCCGGGCGAGGGCGTGATGGTGGTCGGCTTCATCGATGGTGTCACCTTCACCGACGAGCACCTTCAGCGGGACGGGGTGATCCAGCGGGTCGCCTCAGCCTGCCGCCAGCTCCACGCTGGGCCCCGATTCACCAATGATTTCAACATGTTCGTGATCCAGCCGGGTTACCTCAGGATCGTCCAGGAGCGCGGCTTCCGGCTGCCGGCGGGCTACCTCGATTTCGCCGATCAGGTGGGGCAGATCCGCAGCGCGCTGGCCGCCCACCCCGAGCCAACAGTGCCGTGCAACAACGACCTCCTGGCCGGCAACTTCGTGGACGACGGCGAGAAGCTCTGGCTCATCGACTACGAATACTCGGGAAACAACGACCCCTGCTTCGAACTTGGCAACATCTGGAGTGAGTGCCACCTCAGCGAGGAGCAACTGGACGAACTGGTCACCGCGTACTACGGGCGCGAGGTGCGCAGCCGTATGGCCCGGGCCCGACTGCAGGGGCTGATGTCCCGCTACGGGTGGACGCTCTGGGCCTCGATCCAGACGGCGACGAGCTCACTGGACTTCGACTTCTGGTCCTGGGGGATGCTGAAGTTCGAGGCCGCCCGCGAACAGTTCACCAGCCCGAGCTTCGAGAATCTCCTCGTCGACGTGCGGCGAACCGACTAA
- a CDS encoding amino acid/polyamine/organocation transporter, APC superfamily: MSNAPTTENPRGGGLQRTVGYYGLMFVSLGSIIGSGWLLSALTASETAGPASIVSWMLAVIMLTVLALVYAELGATYPVAGGTGRFPYFSHGPLAGFVAGWASWLQAVMIAPIEILGAIAYANSLSSVQHHFNMIHETGASKGLLNERGLVVAAIAMVIFTLMNLAGAKFMAESNAIVVIWKTAIPLLTIVVIASLSFHIGNFHAGGGFMPYGIHGVFAALPLGVVFALQGFEQAVQLAGEARDPRRDLSRAIITAMAIGGGIYLLLQVVFIGAVNPADVVHDWANPLGGNAATDQGAWHTLALAVGATWLAAMIVIDGVVSPSGTGIVYVGTSARLSYALGEEREMPSALAYTNQKGVPVVSILLAFVVGVAAFGPFPSWNKLVNVVTGATAIMYAFAPISLAALKRRDRHRSRTYQMPYSHILMPAAFCSASLLLYWGGFQTMWKIDCAILVGLMLFGLGVSIAGTDAMSMLRPAAWLGPWLLGMTIISSIGRYTSEHNGVSSHTHLGEWWDLAVVIGFSLVIFYWAANLAMPEEKVLAAIERDKRQFDDPEYLTVSA; the protein is encoded by the coding sequence ATGAGCAACGCGCCGACCACTGAGAATCCGCGCGGCGGCGGGCTGCAGCGCACCGTTGGCTACTACGGGCTGATGTTCGTCTCGCTCGGCTCCATCATCGGGTCGGGCTGGCTGCTGAGCGCCCTCACCGCATCCGAGACGGCCGGCCCGGCGTCGATCGTCTCCTGGATGCTCGCGGTCATCATGCTCACCGTGCTGGCGCTGGTCTACGCCGAACTGGGCGCCACCTACCCGGTTGCCGGTGGAACCGGGCGCTTCCCCTACTTCTCCCACGGCCCGCTGGCCGGCTTCGTGGCCGGCTGGGCCTCCTGGCTGCAGGCGGTGATGATCGCGCCGATCGAGATCCTCGGCGCAATTGCCTATGCCAACAGCCTCTCGTCAGTGCAGCACCACTTCAACATGATCCACGAGACGGGCGCCAGCAAGGGGTTGCTGAACGAACGAGGCCTGGTGGTGGCCGCCATCGCGATGGTGATCTTCACGTTGATGAACCTGGCCGGAGCCAAGTTCATGGCCGAGAGCAACGCCATCGTCGTCATCTGGAAGACGGCCATCCCGCTGCTGACCATCGTCGTCATCGCGTCGCTCTCCTTCCACATCGGCAACTTCCACGCCGGCGGCGGGTTCATGCCCTACGGAATACACGGGGTATTCGCCGCGCTGCCGCTGGGTGTGGTCTTCGCGCTGCAGGGGTTTGAGCAGGCGGTGCAGCTCGCCGGTGAGGCTCGCGATCCCCGGCGCGATCTCTCCCGGGCGATCATCACCGCCATGGCCATCGGTGGTGGAATCTACCTACTTCTGCAGGTCGTCTTCATCGGTGCGGTGAATCCGGCCGACGTGGTTCACGACTGGGCCAACCCGCTCGGGGGCAATGCCGCCACCGACCAGGGGGCTTGGCACACGCTGGCCCTGGCCGTCGGCGCCACCTGGTTGGCCGCAATGATCGTCATTGACGGGGTCGTCTCGCCGTCGGGCACCGGAATCGTGTACGTCGGCACGTCGGCCCGTCTGTCGTATGCGCTGGGGGAGGAGCGTGAGATGCCGAGCGCGCTGGCGTACACCAATCAGAAGGGCGTGCCGGTCGTCTCGATCCTGCTGGCCTTCGTGGTCGGGGTGGCGGCCTTCGGCCCGTTCCCGTCATGGAACAAGCTGGTCAACGTGGTCACTGGCGCGACCGCGATCATGTACGCCTTCGCGCCGATCTCGCTGGCCGCGCTGAAACGCCGTGACCGGCACCGATCGCGGACGTATCAGATGCCCTACTCCCACATCCTGATGCCAGCGGCCTTCTGCTCGGCCAGCCTGCTGCTCTACTGGGGCGGCTTCCAGACGATGTGGAAGATCGACTGCGCGATTCTGGTCGGACTGATGCTCTTCGGCCTCGGGGTCTCGATCGCCGGGACCGACGCCATGAGCATGCTGCGACCGGCCGCCTGGCTCGGGCCGTGGCTGCTTGGCATGACGATCATCTCGAGCATCGGCCGCTACACCAGTGAACACAACGGTGTCAGCTCACACACGCACCTCGGTGAGTGGTGGGACCTGGCCGTCGTCATCGGGTTCAGCCTGGTGATCTTCTACTGGGCGGCCAACCTGGCCATGCCCGAGGAGAAGGTGCTTGCCGCGATCGAGCGCGACAAGCGTCAGTTCGACGACCCCGAGTACCTCACAGTTAGTGCCTGA
- a CDS encoding Uncharacterized membrane protein, which translates to MATSADGEQQPPHEQPRDDRARQPESYTWPLVAIVVAILPQLLIPTRYRVGPPLLVPFLELAAFIVMLAIAAKPGPVPRRARPTILVLFSLLVVANTSAAGRLVFLVLDGGKVDGAPLTASRLLVAGCLVLLANVITFGLLYWQIDGGGPAGRAGEHPPYPDFQFPQTVSPQLAAPGWHPTFPDHLYVAFTNVVAFSPTDVAPLTPRVKGLMGLQAVISLGVLVVVLARVINILPS; encoded by the coding sequence TTGGCGACATCGGCAGACGGCGAGCAGCAGCCGCCCCACGAACAGCCACGAGACGATCGAGCCCGGCAGCCCGAGAGCTACACCTGGCCGCTCGTCGCCATCGTCGTCGCGATCCTGCCGCAACTACTGATCCCCACCCGGTACCGAGTAGGGCCGCCGCTGCTGGTGCCCTTCCTCGAACTCGCGGCCTTCATTGTCATGCTGGCGATCGCCGCGAAGCCGGGTCCGGTGCCTCGACGGGCTCGCCCGACCATTCTCGTTCTCTTCAGCCTGCTCGTCGTGGCCAACACAAGCGCCGCCGGCCGACTGGTCTTCCTCGTCCTCGACGGCGGGAAGGTCGACGGTGCTCCGCTAACAGCCAGCCGACTACTCGTGGCCGGGTGCTTGGTGCTACTCGCGAATGTGATCACCTTCGGCCTGCTCTACTGGCAGATCGACGGCGGCGGGCCGGCCGGGCGGGCCGGTGAGCACCCGCCGTACCCCGACTTCCAGTTCCCTCAGACGGTCTCACCGCAACTGGCGGCACCGGGCTGGCACCCGACCTTCCCCGACCACCTCTACGTCGCCTTCACCAATGTGGTCGCTTTCAGCCCGACCGATGTCGCGCCGCTGACGCCTCGAGTCAAGGGATTGATGGGGTTGCAGGCCGTAATTTCACTGGGGGTTCTGGTCGTTGTCCTCGCCCGGGTCATCAACATCCTGCCGAGCTGA